In a genomic window of Methanosarcina horonobensis HB-1 = JCM 15518:
- a CDS encoding methyltransferase cognate corrinoid protein, with product MANQEIFDKLTNAIVTQNIAGSAQLAQEALDAGIPPLDIITKGLSPGMKIIGDKFEAAEVFLPQIMMSAKAMESAMKILTPELEKTKVEGEEGTGLAITFVAEGDIHDIGHRLVTTMLGANGFEILDLGTDVLNETVVEEATKHKGQKVILVGSALMTTSMLGQKDLMDRLREENLRDSVKCMFGGAPVSGKWIDEIGADATAENAAEAAKVALNIMK from the coding sequence ATGGCAAACCAAGAGATTTTTGATAAATTGACCAACGCGATTGTAACTCAGAATATCGCAGGATCTGCACAGTTAGCCCAGGAAGCCCTGGATGCAGGAATTCCACCTCTTGACATTATCACAAAGGGCCTTTCCCCAGGAATGAAGATTATCGGTGACAAGTTCGAAGCTGCTGAGGTTTTTCTGCCTCAGATCATGATGTCCGCAAAAGCCATGGAATCTGCAATGAAAATCCTGACTCCCGAACTTGAGAAGACCAAGGTAGAAGGAGAAGAAGGAACAGGGCTTGCAATCACCTTTGTTGCAGAAGGAGACATTCACGATATAGGACACCGCCTTGTTACAACCATGCTCGGAGCAAATGGGTTTGAGATCCTTGATCTAGGAACCGATGTCCTTAACGAAACTGTTGTAGAAGAGGCTACAAAGCACAAAGGGCAGAAGGTCATCCTTGTCGGTTCAGCCCTTATGACCACCTCCATGCTCGGTCAGAAAGACCTCATGGACAGGCTCAGGGAAGAAAACCTCAGGGACAGCGTAAAATGCATGTTCGGAGGAGCTCCGGTATCCGGCAAGTGGATTGATGAGATCGGTGCGGACGCAACCGCAGAAAACGCTGCAGAAGCTGCAAAAGTTGCACTCAATATCATGAAATAA